The following are encoded together in the Mesoplodon densirostris isolate mMesDen1 chromosome 2, mMesDen1 primary haplotype, whole genome shotgun sequence genome:
- the MMP23B gene encoding matrix metalloproteinase-23 gives MGHGACVPSAASGAHDRARLLGAVLGALCLLPTLVLLARPGALGNRPVASTAQGDAVPPTAGMLATPSLGPPHPPAPRRRRYTLTPTRLRWDHFNLTYRILSFPRNLLSPRETRRGLAAAFRMWSDVSPFSFREVAPEQPSDLRIGFYPVNHTDCLVSPMHHCFDGPTGELAHAFFPPHGGIHFDDSEYWVLGPTRYSWKKGVWLTDLVHVAAHEIGHALGLMHSQHGRALMHLNATLRGWKALSQDELWGLHRLYGCLDRLFVCASWARRGFCDARQRLMKRLCPSSCDFCYEFPFPTVAATAPPPRTKTRLVPEGRNVTFRCGQKILHKKGKVYWYKDQEPLEFSYPGYLALGDAHLSIIANAINEGTYTCVVRRRQHVLSTYSWRVRLRS, from the exons ATGGGCCACGGGGCCTGCGTCCCCTCAGCGGCGTCGGGGGCCCACGACCGGGCCCGCCTGCTCGGAGCCGTGCTGGGCGCGCTGTGCCTCCTCCCCACGCTCGTGCTGCTGGCCCGGCCGGGGGCCCTGGGGAACCGGCCCGTGGCGAGCACAGCGCAG GGAGACGCTGTGCCTCCGACCGCGGGTATGCTCGCCACCCCAAGCCTTGGCCCGCCGCACCCCCCGGCGCCCCGCAGACGCCGCTACACGCTGACCCCGACCCGGCTGCGCTGGGACCACTTCAACCTCACATACAG GATCCTCTCTTTCCCGAGGAACCTGCTCAGCCCCAGAGAGACCCGGCGGGGCCTGGCCGCCGCCTTCCGCATGTGGAGTGACGTGTCCCCCTTCAGCTTCCGCGAGGTGGCCCCTGAGCAGCCCAGCGACCTCCGCATAG GCTTCTACCCGGTCAACCACACGGACTGCCTGGTCTCCCCGATGCACCACTGCTTCGACGGCCCCACGGGCGAGCTGGCCCACGCCTTCTTCCCCCCGCACGGCGGCATCCACTTTGACGACAGCGAGTACTGGGTCCTGGGCCCCACACGCTACAGCTGGAAGAAAG GCGTGTGGCTCACCGACCTGGTGCACGTGGCGGCCCACGAGATCGGCCACGCGCTGGGCCTGATGCACTCCCAGCACGGCCGGGCGCTCATGCACCTCAACGCCACGCTGCGTGGCTGGAAGGCGCTGTCGCAGGACGAGCTGTGGGGGCTGCACCGGCTCTACG GCTGCCTGGACCGGCTGTTCGTGTGCGCGTCCTGGGCGCGGAGGGGTTTCTGCGACGCCCGCCAGAGGCTCATGAAGAGGCTGTGTCCTAGCAGCTGCGACTTCTGCTACG AGTTCCCCTTCCCCACGGTGGCTGCCACCGCGCCGCCCCCCAGGACCAAAACCCGGCTGGTGCCCGAGGGCAGGAATGTGACCTTCCGCTGCGGCCAGAAGATCCTCCACAAGAAAGGCAAAGTGTA CTGGTACAAGGACCAGGAGCCCCTGGAGTTCTCCTACCCCGGCTACCTGGCGCTGGGCGACGCGCACCTGAGCATCATCGCCAACGCCATCAACGAGGGCACCTACACGTGCGTGGTGCGCCGGCGGCAGCACGTGCTCAGCACCTACTCGTGGCGCGTCCGCCTGCGGAGCTGA